The following DNA comes from Nocardioides panzhihuensis.
ACGATGTCGTCGGGCACCCGGCCGACCCAGGACCGCAGCGTGTAGGAACCGTGCCGTTCGGCGGCCTGCGCCGCCAGCCGGTCGAGGATGTCGCCCGGCACCGGGAGCCGCAGCAGGCGGCGTACCTCGACCAGCGCGGCCGCATAGCCCCGGGCGAGCCCGAACTCCCGTCCCGGCGAGCCCTCACCGCTCGACCCGAGCGACCAGGGCCACCAGAGCTCCCCCGTCAGCGACGTACGCCCCTGGGCCCGCGCCGCCGCCTCGACATGGTCGAGCAGGCTGGTGCCGTGGCCCTGTCGACGGTGAACCGGCAGCACCGCCACCACGATCGTCGCCCGGTGGAGGTTGTCCAGCAGCGGCATGGCCATCCAGGCGGCGGCGACCGCCTCGCCACCGACCCGGCCGACGTACGCCCTCCGGTCGGTCTTCTCGGTCTGCTGCTGCAGCTCGACGCGCTGCTCCTCACGCGCCCACAGGTCTGCGTCCGGGCCGCGTACGTCGAGCCACGACGCGGTCATCACGTCGTACCACGCATCGAAGACGTCGT
Coding sequences within:
- a CDS encoding GNAT family N-acetyltransferase, which codes for MSELVIERVDPFDDDVFDAWYDVMTASWLDVRGPDADLWAREEQRVELQQQTEKTDRRAYVGRVGGEAVAAAWMAMPLLDNLHRATIVVAVLPVHRRQGHGTSLLDHVEAAARAQGRTSLTGELWWPWSLGSSGEGSPGREFGLARGYAAALVEVRRLLRLPVPGDILDRLAAQAAERHGSYTLRSWVGRVPDDIVESWAVLDASLETEAPTGDLDIEAPEPDVAKVREMEELVAAQKRTLYHTVALDPQGQVVAYTVIGYSSLDGNSYQWGTLVEEAHRGHRLGLAVKVANLRLLQSERPEVPTLTTYNAEVNGHMISVNEAMGFEPIEWLCSIQKQIAEPS